A window from Tenacibaculum singaporense encodes these proteins:
- a CDS encoding RNA methyltransferase, with product MRKLKNSELGRKTVEEFKQTNKTPIIVVLDNIRSLNNVGSVFRTSDAFLIEKIYLCGITATPPNKEIHKTALGATESVDWEYIENTIDLVEKLQAENVKVLSVEQAENSTMLDTFTPETNQKYAVVFGNEVKGVQQEVVSASDMCIEIPQLGTKHSLNISVSCGVVLWDLFTKMKTK from the coding sequence ATGAGAAAATTAAAAAACAGCGAACTAGGTAGAAAAACCGTTGAAGAGTTTAAACAAACTAATAAAACCCCTATAATTGTAGTATTGGATAATATCCGTAGTTTGAATAATGTAGGTTCTGTTTTTAGAACTTCGGATGCTTTTTTAATTGAAAAAATTTACTTGTGTGGTATTACAGCAACTCCACCTAACAAAGAAATTCATAAAACTGCTTTAGGCGCTACTGAATCTGTAGATTGGGAATATATTGAAAACACTATAGACTTGGTTGAAAAACTACAAGCCGAAAATGTAAAGGTCTTATCTGTGGAACAAGCTGAAAATAGTACGATGTTAGATACTTTCACCCCTGAAACTAACCAAAAGTATGCGGTAGTGTTTGGTAACGAAGTAAAAGGTGTACAACAAGAAGTCGTTTCTGCTTCTGACATGTGTATCGAAATACCTCAACTAGGTACCAAACACTCTTTAAATATTTCGGTGAGCTGTGGCGTAGTGTTGTGGGATTTGTTTACTAAAATGAAAACGAAGTAA
- a CDS encoding tetratricopeptide repeat-containing sensor histidine kinase, whose protein sequence is MNKLFFFIVFYSSFLFAQQKEQDSVSFYLEKANKTYRNKKIPFLKKATYFAKQSGVNSLIKKSNIELGVQGFYNNSLNDVQYANKNIYNLYHSTKDSTLLAKHLHFKALEQRVLLNIDSAYFYYHQSKDISKKLNDSLAVGRRLLSIGLIQKDVKDYLGAEISLIEALKYLEPIKSYQYLERVYNSLGLVSGELNLKHEALKHYDTAIKINKENKNSVGYLYITNNIGLLYQKQKKHQKAVNFFKKGLAFDSIKHKYPTQYALLLENLASSNFLLGNKKNVLQQYNEVLTLRKKLKDYSGLCTTHINISDYYKNLNQTNKALFHANEALQYAQQTQNNKRWLEALKNLSELTKGEESKQYLEEYITLNDSLFQNERRLKNQFAKIRYETDKKEKENVVLKTENQQKQAEILYHKQQKTIGWLAAAVGLLLFGFSVMFYFQRRRKLLYQAQLQQVQVREHERKQIAKSLHDEVAGDLRLLHRKLEKSNLLEEAQKLDAVKENVRNLSHQLSSVSFDKVSFKNQIINLVSDYFDPDFKIKVNGLQNYNWTTVDNSIKRLLYLSARESIQNCKKYAKASTIIINFSVHKKYVHLGIIDDGIGFDTKISKKGIGLQNLQERIEELNGTLTINSEVGKGTQTDIQIPLNGWTNKNTFS, encoded by the coding sequence ATGAATAAACTATTTTTTTTTATAGTATTTTATTCTTCTTTTCTTTTTGCTCAACAAAAAGAGCAAGATTCTGTTTCTTTTTATTTAGAAAAGGCAAATAAAACATATCGTAATAAAAAAATACCTTTTCTCAAAAAAGCGACATATTTTGCTAAACAATCAGGGGTTAATTCCCTAATTAAAAAGTCAAATATTGAATTAGGAGTACAAGGCTTTTATAACAATTCCCTTAACGATGTTCAATATGCAAATAAAAATATTTACAACTTATATCATAGCACTAAAGATTCTACGTTATTAGCAAAGCATCTACACTTTAAAGCCCTAGAACAAAGAGTACTACTAAATATTGATAGCGCTTATTTTTATTACCATCAATCAAAAGATATTTCAAAAAAGTTAAACGACTCACTAGCCGTTGGTAGACGTTTATTAAGTATAGGGCTTATACAAAAAGATGTTAAGGATTATTTAGGAGCTGAAATCAGCCTAATTGAAGCTTTAAAATATTTAGAACCTATAAAATCTTATCAATATCTAGAAAGAGTATATAATAGTTTGGGGCTTGTTTCAGGAGAACTTAATTTAAAACATGAAGCTTTAAAACATTATGATACAGCTATTAAAATAAACAAAGAAAATAAAAATAGTGTTGGTTATTTATATATAACTAATAATATTGGCCTTCTGTATCAAAAACAAAAAAAACATCAAAAAGCTGTTAATTTCTTCAAAAAAGGATTGGCCTTTGATAGTATTAAACACAAATATCCGACTCAATATGCTTTATTATTAGAAAACCTTGCTTCAAGTAATTTTTTACTAGGCAACAAAAAAAATGTATTACAACAATATAATGAAGTTCTTACTCTTCGTAAAAAATTAAAAGACTATAGTGGTCTTTGTACCACACATATAAACATTTCTGATTATTACAAAAACCTTAATCAAACTAATAAAGCTCTATTTCATGCTAATGAAGCTTTACAATATGCCCAACAAACCCAAAACAATAAACGTTGGTTAGAGGCTTTAAAAAACCTTTCAGAACTTACAAAAGGAGAAGAATCAAAACAGTATTTAGAAGAGTACATTACCTTAAATGACAGTTTGTTTCAAAACGAGCGTAGGTTAAAAAATCAATTTGCTAAAATTAGATATGAAACCGATAAGAAAGAAAAAGAAAATGTGGTTTTAAAAACGGAAAATCAACAAAAGCAAGCAGAAATACTTTATCATAAACAACAAAAAACGATAGGGTGGCTAGCTGCTGCTGTTGGTCTTTTACTATTTGGTTTTAGTGTTATGTTTTATTTTCAACGTAGAAGAAAGTTATTGTATCAAGCACAACTACAACAAGTACAAGTAAGAGAACATGAACGCAAACAAATAGCTAAATCTTTGCATGATGAAGTAGCAGGAGATTTACGCTTACTACATCGTAAGTTAGAAAAGTCTAATTTATTAGAAGAAGCTCAAAAATTAGATGCAGTAAAAGAAAATGTACGTAATTTATCACATCAACTAAGTAGTGTTAGTTTTGATAAGGTTTCCTTTAAAAATCAAATTATTAATTTAGTGAGTGATTATTTTGACCCTGATTTTAAAATAAAGGTAAACGGATTACAAAACTATAATTGGACTACAGTTGATAATTCCATAAAGCGTTTGTTGTACCTAAGCGCTCGAGAAAGCATCCAAAACTGTAAAAAGTATGCAAAAGCAAGTACGATAATTATCAATTTTTCTGTACATAAAAAATACGTACATTTGGGTATTATTGATGATGGTATTGGTTTCGATACCAAGATTAGTAAAAAAGGAATTGGTTTACAAAACCTACAAGAGCGCATTGAAGAGTTAAACGGAACGTTAACCATTAATAGTGAAGTAGGTAAAGGAACCCAAACCGATATTCAAATACCCCTAAATGGCTGGACAAACAAAAATACTTTTAGTTGA
- a CDS encoding response regulator — MAGQTKILLVDDHQLILEGILSYLKDIDGLEIETANSCDEAFSKIKSSLNENPFHIVFTDLSFDNQSKNVVLDGGEAFIKSILKEEIPIKVGVITGHSETNRIFNVIHNLNPSAYILKGKCSTDELTFAIQKMLKGEVYYTHEIHQKLLKRALVEIQMDDIAIQILKELPKHAKISNLEGLIKKSDGSLIKVRSIESKLSKLRTDLQANNNTDLVLKAKELGIID, encoded by the coding sequence ATGGCTGGACAAACAAAAATACTTTTAGTTGATGACCATCAGTTAATTCTTGAAGGAATTCTTTCATATTTGAAAGATATAGATGGTTTAGAGATTGAAACGGCAAATTCATGTGACGAAGCTTTTTCTAAAATAAAATCAAGTTTAAACGAAAATCCATTTCATATTGTTTTTACCGATTTGAGTTTTGATAATCAAAGTAAAAATGTTGTTTTAGATGGTGGAGAAGCTTTTATAAAGTCTATACTTAAAGAAGAAATTCCTATTAAAGTAGGTGTAATTACAGGGCACTCTGAAACAAACAGAATTTTTAATGTAATACATAATTTAAACCCTTCTGCCTATATTTTAAAAGGAAAGTGTAGCACTGATGAGCTAACCTTTGCTATTCAAAAAATGTTAAAAGGAGAGGTATATTATACGCATGAAATCCATCAAAAACTTTTAAAAAGAGCTTTAGTAGAAATACAAATGGATGATATTGCCATCCAAATTTTAAAAGAGCTTCCTAAACATGCTAAAATTTCTAATCTAGAAGGTTTAATTAAAAAAAGTGATGGGTCATTAATTAAAGTCCGCTCTATAGAAAGCAAACTTTCTAAGCTTAGAACAGATCTACAAGCCAATAACAATACAGACCTAGTATTAAAAGCAAAAGAATTAGGAATTATAGATTAA
- the glpK gene encoding glycerol kinase GlpK encodes MTQKYIIALDQGTTSCRTVILNKEEKIIAKTQQEFQQIFPQPGWVEHDANEILQTQLKTLQQALEQAKISPSQIAGIGITNQRETTVVWNKNTGKPIYNAIVWQDKRTADTCELLKETGLENYVRKTTGLVIDSYFSATKIHWVLNHVDGAQEEAEKGNLLFGTIDSWLLWNLTNGKVHATDYSNASRTMLYNIKNLCWDETLVKELNIPISMLPEVKPSSFHFGNYELEGVQIPIAGIAGDQQSALFGQACFKKGEAKNTYGTGCFMLMNTGENLEYSENGLISTIAWGINNKVYYALEGSVFVAGSAIQWLRDGLQIINNAEESELFAEKVTEENPIYVVPAFAGLGAPYWDMYARGAVFGLTRDTGKNHLIKATLQSLAYQTKDILDVMQKDSMLQLSSLKVDGGACANNLLMQFQADILNVAVERPEEIETTVMGAAYLAGFCVGFWQQSDIINKRKIDKTFTPSFSKEKREKLYRTWQKAVERTKDWID; translated from the coding sequence ATGACTCAAAAATATATTATTGCTCTAGACCAAGGAACAACTAGTTGTCGTACAGTTATTCTTAATAAAGAAGAAAAGATTATAGCAAAAACTCAACAAGAGTTTCAACAAATATTCCCGCAACCTGGTTGGGTAGAACATGATGCTAATGAAATTTTACAAACTCAGTTAAAAACCTTACAACAAGCTCTTGAGCAGGCTAAAATATCACCTTCACAAATAGCAGGAATAGGTATTACTAATCAGCGTGAAACAACTGTAGTTTGGAATAAAAACACAGGTAAACCAATATACAATGCTATTGTTTGGCAAGACAAACGGACTGCTGATACTTGCGAGTTGCTTAAGGAAACTGGACTCGAAAACTATGTGCGTAAAACTACTGGATTGGTAATTGACAGTTATTTTTCTGCAACTAAAATTCATTGGGTATTAAATCATGTAGATGGAGCTCAAGAAGAAGCTGAAAAAGGAAATTTGTTATTTGGAACTATTGATTCTTGGCTCTTGTGGAACTTAACCAATGGAAAAGTTCATGCAACAGACTATAGCAATGCATCACGTACCATGCTATATAATATAAAAAACTTGTGTTGGGATGAAACCTTAGTAAAAGAACTAAACATTCCAATTTCAATGTTACCTGAAGTAAAACCTTCATCTTTTCATTTTGGAAACTACGAATTAGAAGGAGTTCAAATTCCAATTGCTGGAATAGCAGGAGATCAGCAATCTGCACTATTCGGACAAGCATGTTTTAAAAAAGGAGAAGCAAAAAACACCTACGGAACAGGGTGTTTTATGTTGATGAACACAGGGGAAAACTTAGAATATTCTGAAAACGGTTTGATTTCTACGATTGCCTGGGGAATTAACAACAAAGTGTATTATGCTCTCGAAGGAAGTGTTTTTGTTGCTGGTTCAGCAATTCAATGGTTACGAGATGGACTACAAATTATTAATAATGCTGAAGAAAGTGAACTTTTTGCTGAAAAAGTTACCGAAGAAAACCCAATTTACGTAGTTCCTGCTTTTGCTGGCTTGGGTGCTCCGTATTGGGATATGTACGCTAGAGGTGCTGTTTTTGGTTTGACTCGTGATACAGGAAAAAATCACTTAATTAAAGCCACATTACAATCATTAGCTTATCAAACCAAAGATATTTTAGATGTTATGCAAAAAGATAGCATGCTTCAACTCTCTTCTTTAAAAGTAGATGGCGGAGCATGTGCTAATAATTTACTGATGCAATTTCAGGCAGACATCTTAAATGTAGCTGTAGAGCGTCCTGAAGAAATTGAGACCACCGTAATGGGAGCTGCTTATTTGGCTGGATTCTGTGTTGGTTTTTGGCAACAAAGCGACATAATTAACAAAAGAAAAATAGACAAAACATTTACCCCTTCTTTCTCTAAAGAAAAAAGAGAAAAATTATACCGTACTTGGCAAAAAGCTGTTGAACGTACTAAAGATTGGATTGATTAA
- a CDS encoding pyridoxamine 5'-phosphate oxidase family protein, translating into MAKFYDKITTRIQQFIEAQKLFFVATAAKEGRINLSPKGMDTFRILNENTVAWLSVTGSGNETSAHLLADNRITIMFCAFEGAPNILRLYGKAEEILPIHDKWENYVKLFPKLPGTRQIFIVSVENVQTSCGMSIPFYEYQGERNQLNDWAIEKGEEGIKQYWNDRNQTSIDGFDSLLKK; encoded by the coding sequence ATGGCAAAGTTTTACGATAAAATAACAACTAGAATTCAACAGTTTATTGAAGCACAAAAGCTCTTTTTTGTTGCTACAGCAGCAAAAGAAGGACGAATTAATCTTTCTCCAAAAGGAATGGACACCTTTAGGATACTTAACGAAAATACAGTAGCTTGGTTAAGTGTTACAGGAAGCGGTAACGAAACCTCTGCACATTTGTTAGCTGACAACCGAATAACAATTATGTTTTGTGCTTTTGAAGGAGCTCCAAACATACTCAGGTTATATGGAAAAGCAGAAGAAATTCTTCCAATTCATGATAAATGGGAAAATTATGTCAAGTTATTTCCTAAACTTCCAGGTACTCGTCAAATATTTATTGTTTCTGTTGAAAACGTACAAACCTCTTGCGGAATGTCTATTCCTTTTTATGAATACCAAGGAGAACGAAATCAATTAAATGATTGGGCTATTGAAAAAGGTGAAGAAGGAATTAAACAATATTGGAATGACAGAAACCAAACTAGTATCGATGGCTTTGACTCTTTATTAAAAAAGTAA
- a CDS encoding acyl-CoA dehydrogenase family protein → MKSDLFQAPDYYQVNDLLTDEHKLVRDTAREWVKKNLSPIIEEYAQRAEFPKELINGLAEVGAFGSYIPEEYDGAGLDQISYGLIMQELERGDSGIRSTASVQSSLVMGPIYNYGTEAQRQKYLPKLASGEWMGSFGLTEPNHGSNPGGMETKFKDMGDHYLLNGAKMWISNAPICDVAVVWAKNEEGRIHGLIVERGMEGFSTPETHNKWSLRASITGELIFDNVKVPKENLLPNKSGLGAPLLCLDSARYGIAWGAIGAAMDCYDTALRYAKERTQFGKPIGQFQLQQKKLAEMITEITKGQLLTWRLGVLKNEGRATSAQISMAKRNNVDMALKIAREARQVLGAMGISGEYSIMRHAMNLESVITYEGTHDVHLLITGLDITGLNAFK, encoded by the coding sequence ATGAAGTCTGATTTATTTCAAGCGCCAGATTATTATCAAGTAAATGATTTATTAACTGATGAACATAAACTTGTTCGCGATACAGCTCGTGAATGGGTTAAGAAAAACTTGTCTCCAATTATAGAAGAATATGCACAACGTGCTGAGTTTCCAAAGGAATTAATTAACGGATTGGCAGAAGTGGGAGCTTTTGGATCTTATATTCCTGAAGAGTACGATGGTGCTGGGTTAGACCAAATTTCTTATGGGTTAATTATGCAAGAGCTAGAAAGAGGTGATAGTGGAATTCGATCTACTGCTTCAGTACAGTCCTCTCTTGTTATGGGGCCTATTTATAACTACGGAACCGAAGCTCAACGACAAAAATATTTACCAAAATTAGCTTCTGGTGAATGGATGGGAAGTTTTGGGTTAACAGAACCTAATCATGGTAGTAACCCTGGAGGAATGGAGACTAAGTTTAAAGACATGGGAGACCATTATTTGTTGAATGGAGCAAAGATGTGGATTTCAAATGCGCCAATTTGTGATGTAGCAGTTGTATGGGCAAAAAATGAAGAAGGTCGTATTCATGGTTTGATAGTAGAACGTGGTATGGAAGGTTTTTCTACACCAGAAACTCACAACAAGTGGTCGTTAAGAGCATCTATTACTGGGGAGTTAATTTTTGATAATGTAAAAGTTCCAAAAGAAAACTTATTACCTAATAAATCTGGGTTAGGAGCGCCATTGTTGTGTCTTGATTCTGCACGTTATGGTATTGCTTGGGGGGCTATTGGTGCTGCAATGGATTGTTACGACACAGCGTTACGTTATGCGAAAGAACGTACACAATTTGGAAAACCAATAGGACAGTTTCAGTTACAACAAAAAAAGCTAGCGGAAATGATTACCGAAATTACGAAAGGACAGTTGTTAACTTGGCGTTTAGGAGTATTAAAAAATGAGGGTCGTGCAACATCAGCACAAATATCTATGGCGAAACGAAACAATGTGGACATGGCATTAAAAATAGCACGTGAAGCAAGACAAGTGTTAGGTGCAATGGGTATTTCTGGAGAATATTCAATTATGAGGCATGCAATGAATTTAGAAAGTGTAATAACCTACGAAGGAACGCACGATGTACATTTATTAATCACAGGATTGGATATCACAGGATTAAATGCATTCAAATAA
- the rnpA gene encoding ribonuclease P protein component: MVIRAGLRMFVLMRFTLGKEERLKSKKLIGRLYEEGKVIKVFPLRMVYIQTEHTSKFPVQVGVSVPKRNFKKAVDRNRIKRLLRETYRKEKHTIYETLDKPYVFMISYLARDEWKYADIEHKMKKLLTQFITEVTQDEK; encoded by the coding sequence ATGGTTATTCGTGCAGGTTTGCGTATGTTTGTACTAATGAGATTTACTTTAGGAAAAGAGGAGCGTTTAAAAAGCAAAAAGCTCATAGGAAGACTATATGAGGAGGGAAAAGTGATAAAAGTTTTTCCACTAAGAATGGTATATATACAAACCGAACATACCTCTAAATTTCCTGTACAAGTTGGAGTTTCTGTACCTAAACGTAATTTTAAAAAAGCAGTGGATAGAAATCGTATAAAACGATTACTTCGTGAAACCTACCGTAAAGAAAAGCATACTATTTATGAGACTCTAGATAAACCATATGTGTTTATGATTTCTTATCTTGCAAGAGATGAATGGAAATATGCCGATATAGAGCATAAAATGAAGAAATTATTAACACAGTTTATTACAGAAGTTACTCAAGATGAAAAATAG
- a CDS encoding S41 family peptidase produces the protein MNINYIDEINPGDLTDKAIKNTLKNLDPYTNFYNEQDVEDARIRREGEYGGIGISTFYTKRGIVVSEIYKGFSADKAGLKAGDIITNVNGQELAALERNQFSQMLKGVPGKQLSLQVERNGQTKSVSVKLDKVVLDPVPFYDMIDTETGYIVLTRFISQKATESVVNAFGDLKKRGMKKLVFDLRYNPGGSLFDAINITNLFIPKGLKVVDTRGKTQKNSRTYKTNKAPLDAEIPIVVLINGRSASASEIVSGALQDYDRAVIMGERSFGKGLVQRYFDLSYGTQMKITISKYYTPSGRCIQELDYANRDPKTGEVPKFSDATLNEFTTQNGRKVYDGGGVTPDITSNFSKKTEETDDLLKSRAIFNFVTDFTYQNPSLSTENYTFSSSDFNNFKEYLLRKDTAFVSKEEKLFQKAYESVENNNKITSEYNAIIQQLKAAKVAKVLVNEDLLSKEIENEIIERYAYKEGMYKHLFKNDITIKNAVNLLNNPKKYNSILKK, from the coding sequence TTGAACATTAATTATATTGATGAAATCAACCCTGGTGATTTAACTGACAAGGCGATAAAAAACACCCTTAAAAATTTAGATCCATACACTAATTTTTACAACGAACAAGATGTTGAAGATGCACGTATTCGTCGTGAAGGTGAATATGGAGGTATTGGTATTTCTACATTTTACACCAAAAGAGGAATTGTGGTTTCTGAAATTTATAAAGGTTTTTCGGCTGATAAAGCTGGCTTAAAAGCAGGTGATATTATTACTAATGTAAATGGACAAGAATTAGCTGCTTTGGAGAGAAATCAATTTTCACAAATGTTAAAAGGAGTTCCAGGGAAACAACTTTCTTTACAAGTAGAAAGAAACGGTCAAACAAAAAGTGTGTCAGTTAAACTTGATAAAGTTGTTTTAGATCCTGTTCCTTTTTACGATATGATTGATACTGAAACAGGATATATAGTTTTAACACGATTTATCAGTCAAAAAGCTACTGAAAGTGTTGTGAACGCATTTGGTGATCTTAAAAAAAGAGGAATGAAAAAGTTAGTCTTTGACTTAAGATATAACCCTGGTGGTTCTTTATTTGATGCAATAAACATTACCAATTTATTTATTCCTAAAGGTTTAAAGGTTGTAGATACTCGTGGAAAAACTCAAAAAAACAGTAGAACCTATAAAACAAATAAAGCTCCTTTAGATGCTGAAATTCCTATTGTAGTTTTAATTAATGGCCGATCGGCTTCTGCTTCAGAAATTGTTTCAGGTGCTTTGCAAGATTACGACCGAGCAGTAATTATGGGAGAGCGCTCTTTTGGAAAAGGGTTAGTACAACGTTACTTTGATTTAAGTTATGGAACCCAAATGAAAATTACAATTTCTAAATATTACACCCCAAGCGGACGTTGTATTCAAGAATTAGATTATGCCAATAGGGATCCAAAAACAGGTGAAGTACCTAAGTTTTCTGATGCTACTCTTAATGAATTCACAACTCAAAACGGACGAAAAGTATATGATGGTGGAGGGGTAACTCCAGATATAACAAGTAATTTTTCGAAAAAAACAGAAGAAACAGATGATTTACTAAAATCAAGAGCAATATTCAATTTTGTAACTGATTTCACATATCAAAATCCTAGTTTATCTACTGAAAACTATACTTTTTCTTCTTCTGATTTCAATAACTTTAAAGAGTATTTACTTCGCAAAGACACCGCTTTTGTATCTAAAGAAGAGAAGCTTTTTCAGAAAGCATACGAATCAGTAGAAAACAACAACAAAATCACTTCTGAATATAACGCGATTATCCAACAATTAAAAGCAGCTAAAGTTGCTAAAGTTTTGGTTAATGAAGATCTTCTATCAAAAGAAATTGAAAATGAAATTATTGAGCGTTATGCGTACAAAGAAGGAATGTATAAGCATTTATTTAAAAATGATATAACTATAAAAAATGCTGTTAACTTGCTAAATAATCCTAAAAAATATAACAGTATTTTAAAAAAATAG